A window of Streptomyces broussonetiae genomic DNA:
GCAGGCGAACTCGGGGCGCTGCGGCCGGAAGAGATCGTTTCCGGCGCTGTCCGAGCTTCCTGCGTTCCGAGGTCGGCCAGCAGTGACAGCAGGCTCGCTCGTGCCGAGAGGCGTGTGGAGAGCAGCACCGCCCCGAACCAGTCCACGAGCGGTACCGACCTCGACAGGGAGCGACGCGCGGAGTGTGCCCCACCCCGCAAGGCATAAAAATGGCTTATGGGTGCACACGGGAGATCGGAAGACCGCTTCTTGGCGCCGCAGGCGGGGCGCGGGCTGCTGGTGACCGCGCTCGCACTGATCGTGGGCATCACCGTGACGGACATCGGATCGACATCCACGATCAGGGCCCGCAGGCCGAGATGCTCAACTGCGGCCATCCGCCACCCCTGCTGATCCGTGGTGACCAGGTGACCGTCCTGAACTCCCGCCGACCCTCACTCCCGTTGGGTCTGTGCGCCTTGTGCACACGCAACGACCGCAGCGACCCGTTCACCTTGGAACCGGGCGACATGCTGCTGCTCTACACCGACGGCGTGATCGAAGCCCGCTCACCGACCGGAGCCTTCTACCCTCTCGCCGAACGGTTGCCTCCTTCCCTGCCTCAGGCCCCGACGCCCTGCTGCACCGCATTCACCGCGACCTGCTCGCGCACACCGGGGAGCAGCTCAGCGACGACGCCGCTTTCCTGATCATCGAACGCACCCCCGCGCGCCATCTGCACCGGCCGCACCTCATGTCCCACGCTGGGGGACCTCTCCCGTCCACAACTGGCTGACCTGTCACACCGTCCCCGCCGGGTGGCGCACGGCGCACTGGTGCCCACGGCGGAGCCCGGCCGCCGCCCATGCCCACCGCTGGACTGACAGTCACCTGGCCGAGTTGCGCCGAGCCGCTGAGTCAGCTCAGGGGCGAGCCGGTGGTGGGCGTGAGCACGGTCTCGGCGATGCCGACAATCCGGCTGAGGTCGAAGCCCTCCATGTCGGCGCGAAAGTCCGGGCTGGCCAGGTACGCCCGCAGCCGCTCCTGCACGTCGTCGGTGTCCCTGTAGGAGACGAGGGCGTACAGCTGGGGCGTCTCACTCCCGGAAGCCGCTGGCACCGTCCAGACGACACGAAGCTGGTACTGGGACATGAACGCTCATTCCTTTTCTGTCTGGGCATGGATGGGCAGCGGTCAACTTTGGGAGAGCAGGTACGCCAGTTCGGTGTCCCAGTCGATGCGTCCGGCCTCGGTACCCCGTGGCACCAGAGCCTCCGTGCTTTCCAGGAAGCTCTCGACGTCCCGCACGGGAACCTCGAGCAGGGCGGCGCCCGCGCGAGACCCGAGAGCGATGTACATCGCCTGGTCACCACGACCGACGGCCGACCAGATCCGGACGTCCCCATGACCGGCGCAGCCCTCCAGGCCATCGGCGAGAAGGTCACGCCCCAGGACCCATTCGACGGGCTCGTCACTGCGGGAGAAGAAGGTCGCACGGACGACATAGGGATCAGCGGGCTCGTACCGCAGACGCATACGCAGGGGCAGCGAGTA
This region includes:
- a CDS encoding SsgA family sporulation/cell division regulator, translating into MESSRTVVQGLTARLVVSRVYSLPLRMRLRYEPADPYVVRATFFSRSDEPVEWVLGRDLLADGLEGCAGHGDVRIWSAVGRGDQAMYIALGSRAGAALLEVPVRDVESFLESTEALVPRGTEAGRIDWDTELAYLLSQS
- a CDS encoding NIPSNAP family protein — translated: MSQYQLRVVWTVPAASGSETPQLYALVSYRDTDDVQERLRAYLASPDFRADMEGFDLSRIVGIAETVLTPTTGSPLS